Below is a window of Pseudarthrobacter equi DNA.
TGCTCCTCATCTGGGTGTCCTTCGCCGGCAAGGCCGACTACTACGACTGGTGGTCCTGGCAGTCGGCACTGATGGTGGGCGGCGGCGTCCTGCTGCTGGCACTGCTGGTGCTGGTTGAGTCCAAGGTGTCCGCACCGATCATCCCGCTGAAGATCATCTCCGACCGCACCACCGCTCTGGCCATCGTGGCCTCCGTTGCTGTTGGCGTGGCCATGTTCGGTTCTTCAACCTTCCTGGGCCAGTACTACCAGGTGGCCCGCGGCGCCACGCCCACCGAGGCCGGCCTGCTCACGCTGCCCATGATTGCCGGCAACCTCGTCGGTTCGGTGGTTTCGGGCCAGCTGATCAGCCGCTACGGCAAGTGGAAGGGCTTCCTGGTGGGCGGTACCGTCCTGCTGATCGGCGGCCTCGCGATGGCCGGAACCATGGACCACACCACCGAACTCTGGCTCACCGGCATCTACACGGGCATCTTCGGCATCGGCCTTGGCATGCTCATGCAGAACCTGGTCCTTGCCGTCCAGAACACCGTCCGCGCCCAGGACATCGGTTCCGCCAGTGCTTCCGTTGCCTTCTTCCGCTCCGTCGGCGGCGCCATCGGCGTCTCCGTGCTGGGCGCCGTCATGGCCAACCATGTCAAGGACCTGGCCACTGACGGTCTGGCGAAGCTCGGCATCGAGTCCACCGGCAACAGCGGTGCCACGCTGGACCTCAAGGACCTGCCGGCGCCGATCGCCGACGTCATGCGTGCGGCTTACGGTGACGCCACTGCCGGGATTTTCATGATCTCCGCCGTCGTTGCCGTGGTTGCGCTGATCGCCGTCCTCTTCATCAAGGAGGTGCCGCTGCGCAAGACCGTGGACATTACTCCTGAAAAGGCCCTGGAGGCCAACGCCGCCGGCGAGGCGGGGATGACCGCCATGACTGGGCAGCTGCCCATGGTTTCCCCCGATGCTCCCCGCGACGCGGATGGCGGATACAGCACCGCTGAAGCTGCGCGGCCGGCGGGAATCCACGCAGGACCGGGGACAGGCGCCGCGCCGGCAAAGACGTACGACGGCGGCAAGGCAGCGGCCGCAGCCGCGTCCAGGTCCGTAGCAACCGAGGACTTCGAGGAGGCTTTTGCCCGGACGTTCGGCAGCGAAGGGTTGGACCTCAGGTCCGCCGACTCTGTCGAAAAGGCGGCCGACGCCGTGGCCAGTGCCGCCGACACCCTCCGGAAGCTGCAGGACACCCAGCACCTGCTGGCCCGGCAGCAGGCCGAACTGGGCGGGCTGGTGCTGGACATTCAGGAGCAGCTGCGGTCCCAGCGGGACCTCGCCGCCCAGCAGGAAGCGACGGCAGCTGAACTCCGCAGGGTGCAGCGCAAGCTGCTCAAGGAACGCAAGCTGCAGGCAGCTGCCGCCCTGTACCTGGCCGGACGCGGCAAGCACAGTGCCGCGAACCCATCGTCCGCAACACCTGCCGGGACCCCTCGGGACCAGTAAGGCGCTGCGCGTCACCAGCCGCGCGTGAACAACAGGGCCGCCGCCCGCATCCGGACCGTAATCCGGGTACGGGCGGCGGCCCTTTTTCGTTAGGGACCGCCGCTGGTGCCGGCAGCGTTAACCGGATCGAAAAGGTGGATTAAATGGGACTCCAATGTCAGTGGGCAACACTAGAGTTGAAACCATGCTCCTTACGCTCATACGGCGCTATTCCAAACCGTATTTTCCCTACATCGCCGCCGTCATCATCTTCCAGCTCGCATCCACCATTGCGGCCCTCTACCTGCCCAGCCTGAACGCCCGGATCATCGATGAAGGCGTCACCAGGGGAGACACCGACTTCATCTGGCGCACCGGTGCCGTGATGCTCCTGGTGGCCTTTGCCCAGGTGGCTGCCGCCATCGCCGGCGTCTACTTCGGTTCAAAGACGGCCATGGCCCTGGGCCGCGACCTGCGCCGGGCGGTGTTCCGGAAGGTCACCAGCTTCTCCGCCAAGGACGTCAACGCTTTCGGCGCCCCCACGCTGATCACGCGCGGCACCAATGATGTGCAGCAGGTGCAGATGCTGGTGCTGATGGGCCTGAACTTCATGGTGGCCACGCCCATCATGTGCATCGGCGGCATCATCATGGCGCTGCGTGAGGACATCAACCTGTCCTGGCTGGTCTGGGTTTCCGTGCCGCTGCTGACCGTAGTGGTGGGGTACCTGGTGGTCCGGCTCATGCCGCTGTTCAGGTCGATGCAGAAGAAGATCGACCGCATTAACGCGGTGCTCCGGGAACAGATCATCGGCATCAGGGTGGTCCGGGCTTTCGTCCGGGAACCGTACGAGACCGGCCGTTTCGGCGAAGCCAACAAGGAGCTCACCGATGTTTCGCTGAAGATCGGTGCCCTGTTCGTCCTCATGTTCCCCGCCATCAGCATGATCCTGCACCTGTCCACGGCTGCGGTGCTGTGGTTCGGCGGCCAGCGCGTCGACTC
It encodes the following:
- a CDS encoding MDR family MFS transporter, with the translated sequence MANVTAAADLEERHRERSAKQESRQSKRHEPGAPMNHRQIMEALTGLLAAFFTAILSSTIVANALPTIMSELKGTQTDFAWVITAALLANAATTPIWGKLADLFDKKVLVQLSIVIFVAGSVMAGFSENIPFLLTARVIQGIAMGGLTALAQAIIGSIIPPRERGKYSGYMGAVMAVGTAGGPLLGGFIVDSPLGWRWTFFVCVPLAVVALILLQITLKIPHVKRPAKIDWLGAILLTSGVSLLLIWVSFAGKADYYDWWSWQSALMVGGGVLLLALLVLVESKVSAPIIPLKIISDRTTALAIVASVAVGVAMFGSSTFLGQYYQVARGATPTEAGLLTLPMIAGNLVGSVVSGQLISRYGKWKGFLVGGTVLLIGGLAMAGTMDHTTELWLTGIYTGIFGIGLGMLMQNLVLAVQNTVRAQDIGSASASVAFFRSVGGAIGVSVLGAVMANHVKDLATDGLAKLGIESTGNSGATLDLKDLPAPIADVMRAAYGDATAGIFMISAVVAVVALIAVLFIKEVPLRKTVDITPEKALEANAAGEAGMTAMTGQLPMVSPDAPRDADGGYSTAEAARPAGIHAGPGTGAAPAKTYDGGKAAAAAASRSVATEDFEEAFARTFGSEGLDLRSADSVEKAADAVASAADTLRKLQDTQHLLARQQAELGGLVLDIQEQLRSQRDLAAQQEATAAELRRVQRKLLKERKLQAAAALYLAGRGKHSAANPSSATPAGTPRDQ